In the Acidimicrobiales bacterium genome, one interval contains:
- a CDS encoding M48 family metallopeptidase, giving the protein MEVEVVRSARRRRTVQARQVGDVLRVSIPSTMSKAEEERWVAEMVGRVGRKAAAESVDLQRRAQTLAARYRLPPAQSVRWVDNQQWRWGSCTPADGSVRISTRLAALPGWVLDYVIVHELAHLEVPRHNREFWAIVSRYPRAERARGYLMAKGMDDLDAPGDVDPPAPTPSPRRRRSFAPDPAQGQLPW; this is encoded by the coding sequence GTGGAGGTGGAGGTCGTCCGCAGCGCCCGGCGCCGGCGCACCGTACAGGCCCGGCAGGTCGGCGACGTGTTGCGGGTGTCGATCCCCTCCACGATGAGCAAGGCCGAGGAGGAGCGCTGGGTCGCCGAGATGGTCGGCCGGGTCGGGCGGAAGGCCGCGGCCGAGAGCGTCGACCTGCAGCGCCGGGCGCAGACCCTGGCCGCCCGCTACCGGCTCCCCCCCGCCCAGAGCGTCCGGTGGGTGGACAACCAGCAGTGGCGGTGGGGGTCGTGCACGCCGGCGGACGGCTCGGTCCGGATCTCGACGCGGCTCGCCGCCCTGCCGGGGTGGGTCCTGGACTACGTCATCGTCCACGAGCTGGCCCACCTGGAGGTCCCCCGTCACAACCGGGAGTTCTGGGCCATCGTGAGCCGCTATCCGCGGGCCGAGCGGGCGCGGGGCTACCTGATGGCGAAGGGGATGGACGACCTCGACGCGCCCGGCGACGTCGACCCGCCGGCGCCCACCCCGTCACCCCGTCGTCGCAGGTCGTTCGCCCCCGATCCCGCCCAGGGGCAGCTGCCGTGGTGA